Part of the Pieris napi chromosome 23, ilPieNapi1.2, whole genome shotgun sequence genome is shown below.
TagaatagatggcgctgtaatCGCCTCAACTTCATACTTATCTTAACCAGCTAGGACGGTGTCATTTCCACAGTCATAGCGTTGTGTACTTTCGCCGCGTGCGGTCGAAACCGAAACAACTCAATAACGACTTAAAACCTTATAGTCTTTCTTAGTGTTAATTATTAGCAAAAcgcattatttatacatcacAAGTGCGTAATGGACTCACGATGCCGATAAGGCCGCCGCCGGGGCCGATCAGGCAAGTAGTCTAAAAAAGTGTCGAGCAAGGTCGCGAACAAGACAAAGAGGACTCCACGTGCACCAGCAGCGCGTCTGATAGCGACTCGGAGCGCGAGGGACCGCCACGGAAGAAAAGGAAACTAGTAGCACAGGTAACGGTCGATCCCATGATCGACGCGTTATATAATCAGGTGAGTTTCCtcacaaattttataatgcaTCAACGATATTATGTACCAAATGTCAACGCCAGTGCGTCCAATGACGAGGGTACCCACTGACCGACCAACTACTAtaaccattttttattaatccgtCGACCCGAAAATCGAAATCTCTGGGCTTGGTCACAAATATTGATgataaaaagattattaagaaagccgataaaaaagaaaaaaattacaaaataaatatacctataaaaatataataatatattaagcttTTAAAACTCATATGTCAAAGGGAATTACTACAATCTGGAttacaaaaaatcataaactGGACTCGTAATAACCCAACGGAATTAAAACCCGCGATTAAATCTTTTCACAAAAATATCCTATATTGTTGGTAATGAATCACCTTCTTACAAATTGCATGAGCAAACCCTGCAAATTGTATGCGGAAAACGGGCGGAATGTATAGAAACTAGGCGTAAAAGATTAATAAGTAAGATTTCGGACAAAAGTATTCAAACTGCGCTTAGTAATATACCTCCTAGCgaggaatttttatttgacaaaagtaAGCTCGCGTCCCTAATACAATCCCTCGGTGGGCCGCAATTCTGGTTATCTCCGCCGCAACCTTCAAGAGTAAGAGCTTTTTAAACCTAGATACAAAGAATAGTAAGCGTCTACATCCAAATACAGACACCAGGaacaaaatggaaaaaataattttcgtaataCCCACCTAAAACAAGAAACGATGCGAACGTTTAACAGGAAAATCGATAGTCATAAACAACTTCAAAACTACCCGTTATCTAACAATGacggaaaaaaaattactatccAACATAATTCAAGGATTCCGCATACCTCTGTACAAGAAACCGCTTTGTTAATGCCAATAAATCGAATAGTAAGTCAATACGCAACCGAACCGTCACCTACGACATCGCAGATAATCATAGAACTCCTGAATCAAGCAAGGTATCCTACAAACAGTTCTCAACAAAACCCCCAGTTGACCCCCAGTAGTTCACATCTAGACGGAAACCTTGTCAGGAAAATGGTCATACCAATAGAAAACGTGGCACTGCAACAAAAAGGACTTATATGCAGTGATAGCCgcaatacaaataaatgtaaaaatattacaaaacacacACGTGTTAATACAATCGGACAAATGAAACTCTGATTGCATACATTCAAACAGAAGGTGGAACGAAATCGATAGGGTTACTTACACTAACCTTCAAACTATTGCACCTGACGGACAAATTCAACATAACTCTGTCGGTACATTACCTACCAGGGTGATCATAGCAGACAGATTATAAAGGGGAAAAAAGGCTGCGTAGTGGCACCTTCCTCCTCTAGCACGGGTGTTCCCCTCCAAGTCTGTTACCCTGAGTTTTAGCACACCTAAACCGGGCGACGGGAACCTATCTGATAGTTGCTTCAGATTGGCCGCAAGGTTTCTGGCTGCAGGACCTGAAATCCAGGTCTCTAGATCACCCCCACGAAATTCAATACCTATCGCAGACACTCCTAGATACGACAATTGCACTGTCTCCTCCACAAATACAAGCATTGACCCTAAAAGTTTGGGAAATTGGGGGTGGGGTGCCCAAATAAAAGACTGGTCCACACTGGAAAAAGATTTACTTTTGAAGAGTTGGTCACTCCACCTGTCCACTTATTTACCCGCAATCAAAAGGGGGCTGTCATGGTGTGACAACTCTCAAGTGAACCCAAAATCCCCTCAAACAGCCGATattgcaaaaaaattaatatctctttttctaaaagaaaatttatttatttatttatttaattataagtaatcttactaactaacatacataatattacaaaacaaacacttagacagtacagaaagccaaaacaggAATTTATCCTATCAACCATCCTTGTTCGCAAATCggcaattttaactttttgcgGTCCCCATGTAGAACAACAAAcactttcaaattttattattaaacacatcCTCAGAGTATTAGGAGTAGCTAAACCAAAAGTCGTGAAATCATCCGTCACGTGGGACCCGCGAATAGTACTAGACTGGCTTTCTTCCAACTCCCCTAGGGACACTTTATTCGATACGGCTCGCAGAACAGCCACAGTATTGCATGTAGCATTGGGCGGCAGGGTTCactttattagaaattactGACGAGCAATTCGTGGATGATGGtggtaacatttatttaacaccGGTATTCGAATCTAAGACAGACACTCAAGACGCCAGTCAACATGGAAACTTTCTAAACACCACGATAAAACATATGCCCTATCACTTTAGTGAGACTTCAGTTAGTcctgacgactcattggtctagtggttagtacccctgactgcgaatccatgggtcccaggttcgattcccggctgggACGAACattgatgtgatgagcatttggtgttgtgcttgggtcttaggtgtttaaatatgtaattatatgtctatctttctataatatgtatgtatatccgttgcctagtacccataacacaagcttcaccagcttagcatgggactaggtcaattggtgtgaactgtctttaaaaaaaaaaaaatattgctttgAGTAACAGGTACAACAAGATCTcaagtaaaaaatctaaacaatattttttatccatCAACAGCAAAATAATTAGGTCGAAAATCAACCAatagatgaaattttttattacacggGGTAATTGGAAATCTTCAAATACATAGATTCTTTAATCATTACTGCCGCGAGATAGACTCTCGTAGAGAAAACTCATCActctttctttaatacatttgcaCCATCGTAATTATAGAAATACCTTGTTGTTATGATAggaagtttatattattatgttaattgtacATCTAAATCAGATGAGTATATAGTTACTAGTAactatagttatatttataccgtaactaagaataataattgctAAATACTTATGCTTTGATTAAGAATAATggcaagtaaataaaatagttatataaacaataacggCTTTAGCTAAAGCCCGGACCTTAATTCTTCATAATCATCATAGCgttgtgttttatattgtACTATATACATCCACCAGCAGATAACAAACACgtcttcattatacaatgctgtaTGTTTTCCGGAGGCACATCAATATGACGgttttacataacaataaaaccgaTATTATGTGccgagaaggaaaacatacagCATTGTAGGAAGCTCTTCCTGGTGAAGACTCTATGACTGTGGAAATGACACCGTCCTAGCTGGTTAAGATAAGTATGAAGTTGAGGCGATTACACCGCCATCTATTCTATCTAAGCGGAACTATTTCACTCGGTATGTATCGCACTTCATGGCTAAGTATACATTGCttcttcattatacaatgctgtatgttttccttctcggCACATAATAtcggttttattgttatgtaaaacCGTCATATTAAAACACGTTATAACAGTTGTAACACTGGGCTATATTATTTCCCTATTTTGAAAAGAGAGTCCAATCATAACAACACAATggtacaattattaaattatgtaagtatttgtatttaatcaaAGTTTAATTgggtttattaaatttatttttgctttttttaGCACACAATATTTTCTGGCAACACTGCTTAGTTAAATCTAATCTATGTAAGCGCTTTATGATGTTTATTGGTTTTCAGATAGACTTACTAAactaattttacaaatttcataTGCATACCAATctaaattcatatttgttTGATTAATCGAGATTTGTTTCTAGTTTACcccctaattttttataaatctcttaaagctttaaacaaaataatgaagCGGTTTATTAAATGGTCACACAGCGCTTGATCGCTGAGTTGTCAAAAAATATCCTATAAGTTCTTGAAGCGCACATTTCCGTAATCCGTTACTCCAGTTACCAGTATCTTGGCTTGAGAAATGGTTCGTGTCTTCGCTATGGATTGTGAGAGGGTTCAAATTAATGAGTATGAAAGTAGGCTTCATAGAGTAACCGTCGTGGATGAAAAATGTAGTTGTGTCATGGATAGACATATTAAACCAGTACCCGACACCCGTCACCCGAGTTGCCGTAGACAATATAGCTGGGCAGAACCGGTAGAGAAAGTTGTCCTTGCTTTGAAGAAAATCATCAAAGAGGAAGACGTGCTTGTGGGGTTTGATGTTCAGAAGGACCTCCATGATATGGGAATGTTCCACTCTAATGTCAGGGACATGGCGCCCTACAATGCTCTCCTAGTAAgtgctattatttatttcagtaaaagtaaatcataacaattagtttattaagtatatctaatttaaaatcagTCTCGTTTGGCGTGTTTTacagaaaaaacaattttctttacttGTTTTTGCTTTAAACTATCTATGAATTATTGactattctattattattgatgTTATGTTGGTTATTTTTTCAATGTAATAGATGCGTAAAGGCTTGTTAcacaatataataagtacCTAATTATCTCTCTTTACCGATTCCGAATGCAAGTACGGCGTTTAGATGacgcaaatataatatagtatttttcaGGAATCTGGCCTGAAAGAGTCTCTTATGGATTTGGCTTTTCAAGAGCTTCGTTATCCCAATCCCGGACTACATGACTCTCGCTATTTTTCTGCTGCTGCTATGAACATTTACCAAAAATatagcttttaattatttatgtaaataccGTTTTAATGATCCCAATTTACGTGttcttaaatgttaattaatattttactttgttcttattacaaattaagtttCCATTCGATAAGtttcgtaaaataaatgtattaattgaaatggttttaattCCTCCTTGTTCTGTaggatatatttaatatcttttagGTAGTTTAGTATAGATTTTTCTGATATATTTCCTTGCAATTGGTCGCAGTTTCATTATCGTATCGTAGTTTTCTAACTTCCTTTTTTCAAACCAAGTGTCAGTGTAATGTcgtttatttaactaattacaTTTACTCATTACACATCATACCATTACAGATTATGCCATTATATTATGGCaactatttacattttattttcataacacACAAAACTctacattaaaaatagattaaaatatttacaaaaaatcaatttacaaatattgtcccacattacaaataatgtttaatttaaatacatgttacattacaagTCGGTCGCTACCACCTCTACGTCCGCCATTTTGACTGCAAATtctaatttaatgacgtggaataagtgatacatgtatcttatgttccataataaacatattttatttttatttattcaactgTGGATGGGTCTGTGTCTGAGGGATGTCTCATGGGTCATGGGATGGAGGCTGGAGCACACTGCACAGGCGAATCGCGAATATTCATGCGTATatttgttaacgtaaaattgtaaaaaccgttagattgtaatctatctcgcgagattgtaaactgtcgaaaaattgtgaactcaacgtactgcttacaatttaacgtgttattattcggtagataataatctatcgaagtgaaatcgtcatattgtgaaacggtacgcacctcgcgcgctgatttataataatacataacttcaatccggttaaacagttttttctttaatacgtgaaattgtaagcagtaccttgagttcacaatctttcgacagtttataatctcgcgagatagattataatctaacggtatttacgattttacgttaacatattcACATCGAGCGAAAATTCAATGTCAGTCGCCACCTTAATAAAAGACATTCTGAGCATTTTGAAATAagcttattatattattcgtctgagcaaacaattaaaaaatgcatGCGAAATGCGAATGAGTGTGATGGCGCCACTGATAACAAGAAATCGATAGCTTTACATTTAGGGAACAGTTTAAGATTCAATTACTGCAAAGTTTTGCTAAAACTTATTTGTCATCTTTAtaacataaacaattttttaaccggtaaataagattttgttaatattaaatttcgaatCCAAATCATGACATCTTCAATACGTATCGCTAGATAGCATTAAAACAATTCAGCGTTTGTAGTGTTTTGTCACAATCATTATCACATGCAAATTACTACTAGATGGTGCTCTCCAcacatttataaacaaattcttGAACTAGTTATCAGAGTGAAGAGAAAAGAGAAGGCGGGTATAACAATAGTCGAGGCATGAAGTgagttgttaaaaatatatttttgtactgatttcatttatttacttttagtaCCGgtggtaatttttataaactttaaaaagacaaaagtattaattgttaattaaaccAATTTAGCAAAAGAACCAAATTGCCGGGtaagggccgatttacattatcttagtgtttagcagagtgctttaggatagtactttagttgaaacatgtaaacgctatttgctttagtacggttctacatgactttcaagttgaatcaaaatagaatcgctttttatttttgtttcaagagtttcccgcgcccgcgcaacccccgagatcttccctcgttttgtgtaaacacgtaatttagtaaaatgtttAGGAGAGTACACAAGTCccgtgaaacgcgtgcgtgttttttgatttttaaagatggctaaatggtTGGAAAATACAACTATCTAATTTTtgtctgaatatgttgtttacgaatgtttgtggaacgttagaaacaatttatacaaaaacaaaccggctaggcattcggcatacactgccttaaaagaagctattttatttattatttgtatttagtttaattatttcgaataaaatctcgtcttctatattttgttccataactacagttagtattttgcgtagaatagagTGTATTTGCtgacgtcgttgcgcgttcattgtgccgctgtaatgatactctactggaaaaaatgtaaacgttcactcgcaacgcactaaagcactaaagaacttgcctttcaaggtgtactaaaatactctcctaaacactaagataatgtaaatcggtcCTAAAGTATATTATACAGCTTACACCCAGGaagaaaaaatactaaaatcgCAATTTTATCGTTTCGTAATTTTTACTTCAaatcgataaattaaataaaaactcgaCAATAACTGCTCTGTTTGATTTGACCTTCACAGTCTCCTTTCTTAGGTAGCCTACTTACTGCTttccttagaaattcgaccatgtacggtttaagcactcgcccggtaccgcacaacccacccaaaggccgagaacaaatttaaattaaaacttgccctcgaatcgggaatcgaacccggtacccctcacctagctgccactttataagaccgctaggctatgaggccctaaTTGGTTTACGTTATTGATGAGTTTCAAATATTGAGACTTTGTATCACTGCCAGCAAGCTTTAGTGCTTCCAAGAGTTATGCTTCTCTCCCTTCTACTATTGAACGTAATCCCTGAACAAAGGCATTTTAGATGTGTTCAAAGCCATATTCACCAAGAAGCGCTgtattgtttctttttttagctGATTCTGACGAGTCAGTCTTCCGCGGTTCCAAGTAGATGGCGTGAAATCAGGTGTTACTTCTTAGTTCAGTAGTTACCAAATATTCTGCATCCAACCAATTGCAGTTCTTTCTAAAAAATGAATTCTTTTTCCTCGACGCTTCTGCCCATCGTCTATTCAAGGGAGGAATAAGATtacattgaatatttttttttttttaaagacaattcacaccaattgacctagtcccatgctaagctggtgaagcttgtgttatgggtactaggcaacggatattcatacatattatagatagatagacatataaatacatatttaaacacccaagacctaagcacaacaccaaatgctcatcacatcgatgtccgtctcagccggggatcgaacccgggacccatggattcgcagtcaggggtactaaccactagaccaatgagtcgtcagtCGAATATCACTGATAATAAGACAAAAGTCTTCGGAAAcatgatttttcttttaaaactgTCGATAGAGCTCCTAGGAAaccataatatatatctttatatatgatttaataataaagaggAGCATtttgttgattaaaattatGCCGCGAAATGTAAAGCACCGGGAGACGCCAAACTGTCAAAAGTCACGACGAAGTTACAAAACTGTCCTTTACTTTATActgttaatttcttttatataaatactagcaaactcggcgaactccgtttcgccaccagatggcttcgttttatgtaacatttcgtttggtgatcccgcttttctgtggaaagttttcctgaattttctttgctataaacctcacggagcccgagacctttccaaagAATGTAAAACCGtagaaatcggttcgtgcgttctggagttatagcgtcaggaaggaaaacccgacttatttttatatagtagataatccTAAAACCtactatttaaatgttatatgtatGTGAAATTTGTACGACATCTTATAACTATTCCTACAaatttttgaatgaaattttttaaaagatttaagcGAACTGATATAAAATAGACATTCTAGGACATACTTTgcggaattaaaaaaaacttactccAAATGAAAATCATGCAAAagtactatattatattaaagttactcttattactatttaataaacttttagaaGTGCATCAATAACAACATTAGTAAAAACGATTTTTGATATGCCGTTGTTCTACCATTTTACATAGTGCGC
Proteins encoded:
- the LOC125061358 gene encoding RNA exonuclease 4-like produces the protein MVRVFAMDCERVQINEYESRLHRVTVVDEKCSCVMDRHIKPVPDTRHPSCRRQYSWAEPVEKVVLALKKIIKEEDVLVGFDVQKDLHDMGMFHSNVRDMAPYNALLESGLKESLMDLAFQELRYPNPGLHDSRYFSAAAMNIYQKYSF